Genomic DNA from uncultured Erythrobacter sp.:
TGCACCCGCGCTGCGGGGGTCACGGAATGCGTCGCGCAGGGCGTAGGTTGAGCTCGTACCGAGGCTCTTCACAACGCCATGCGAAGGCCTTCGATTTCCCCCACCGGCTATCCGGTCTTTCGATCCTGTCGGCTGCCATTGCCTTACCTGCCTCTTCGCATCTTTCCTGAGACTCCATGAGGCGGAGTGTAACATCCATGCTTTCCTGCGCCGCCGACGGATCCCACATCATCACAATCAGCAGAAACGGTATAGGACCGTCCATCATCTCAAGACTCCTCAGCGCGTCGGGTAATTCGGTGCCTCACGTGTGATCGCAACATCGTGAACATGGCTTTCTGAAAGGCCAGCATTGGTTATGCGGACGAACTGTGCACGTTCTTTCAGATCAGCGATTGTAGGGGAACCGGTGTAACCCATCGCCGCCTTCACGCCCCCGACAAGCTGGTGGACCACATCCGAAGCCGGTCCCTTGAACGGCACCTGCCCCTCGATCCCTTCCGGAACCAGTTTCATGGCCGAGACGTCCTGCTGGAAATAGCGGTCGGCGCTGCCGCGCGCCATGGCTCCAACACTTCCCATTCCGCGATAGGCTTTGTAGCTGCGCCCTTGGTAGAGGAACACTTCGCCGGGGCTTTCGGCCGTGCCCGCCAACATTGATCCCACCATCACGCATGATGCGCCCGCTGCCAGCGCTTTAGCAACGTCGCCGCTGGTGCGCAGGCCGCCATCGGCAATCACCGGGACACCGGACTTGGCGGCTTCAGTAGCGCTCTCCATTACGGCAGTCAGCTGAGGAACGCCGACACCCGCCACCACGCGTGTGGTGCAGATTGAGCCCGGTCCGATGCCCACTTTAACCGCATCTGCTCCGGCATCGATCAAGGCGCGGGTCGCTTCGGCGGTCGCGACATTGCCGGCGATAACCTGCACCGAGTTGGATAGCTTCTTCGCACGCTCCACGGATCGCGCCACGTCGGTGTTATGGCCGTGTGCGGTGTCGATGATCACGACATCCACTTCGGCATCGACGAGCGCTTCGGTGCGAGCAAAACCCTTGTCGCCAACTGTCGTCGCCGCTGCGACACGTAGGCGACCCGCTTCATCCTTGGTCGCCTGCGGATAGGTGACCGCCTTTTCGATATCCTTGACTGTGATCAGCCCGATACACTTGTAGTCGTCATCGACGACCAGCAGCTTCTCGATCCGCCGCTGGTGTAGCATCCGCCGCGCTTCCTCTTGGCCCGTGCCAAGCGGCACGGTGGCCAGATTTTCGGTCGTCATCAGCTCGCGGACAGGCTGAGCCGGGTTTTCGGCAAAACGAACATCGCGATTGGTGAGAATGCCCAGCAACTTGCCCGCTTCGTCGGTGACAGGAATACCGCTGATCTTGTGCTGCGCCATCAGCTCTTCGGCATCGCCGAGCACAGCATCGGGGCCGATTGTGATCGGGTTGACCACCATGCCGCTTTCGTAGCGTTTGACCGCGCGCACAGCCGCGCATTGCTCATCAACTTCCAGATTGCGGTGCAGCACACCGATCCCGCCCATCTGCGCCATGACGATTGCCATGTCCGCCTCGGTCACGGTGTCCATCGCAGCGGAAAGTATTGGAATGTTCAGTCCGATCGAGCGCGTCAGCCGAGTTGAAGTGTCTGCCATCGAAGGCAGCACATTGCTTTCGGCGGGACGCAGCAATACGTCATCGAAGGTAAGGCCTAGAGGGATATCCATGTGCACGGGCGGCTTTCATTAGCAGGAGCGAATCGTGCACGCCCATGTAGGGCGGCTTGTCCCAGTGCGCTAGGGGAGGAATCCGAGCTATCCGCCGGTGGCTGGATAAGTCGCCGTATTGGCCACTCGCCGGACCAATTCTTCATGCAGCAGCAGATCGTCGATCGCACCGCCCAATTCCACCTTGTCGATGCTGTCGGTCGGGCCGTGATAGTCGTTTGATAGGTATGGACCGAGCACGATTTCCGAGCTGAATGCGGTGGAGAGCATGACGCTCGGTACGCCTTCTTGCAGCAACGCCCAACCGTCCTGTCGCTGGACGAAGCTTTCGGCGAATTCCCGGTCGCCGAGTTCGCGCGCTCCCTCGCTGATGACTTCGCGGATGATGGTGTCGAGCGGTGTCCGCCCTTCTCCTACGAAGCCGACAGCGCTTCCAGCTGGAGCCACTGCGACAGTATCGAAATTGAACGCCGCGACCACACTGTCGAGTGGAATTGCCGGTTCTGCAACGAAAGCCTTCGCACCGAGCAATCCAGCCTCTTCGGCGCTGGTCGCGAGCACGTAAATATCGCGGTCATAGGGTCCACTTGCGGCGAGGCGGCGCGCTAGTTCGAGCATCACAGCGACACCGCTGGCATTGTCGACCGCGCCATTGCAGATTGCAGCCGGGTCCGCTTCGGTTCCGCATTCTCCAAGGTGGTCCCAATGCGCGAGCAGCATGACCGCGCCGGATTGCGGCACCTGACCGCGCAGCATGCCGATGACATTGTAACTGGTAAACTCGCGCCGGATCGACGTTGCCTCGATACTGGCGGTCACATCCAGCGGTTGCGGGATGAAGCCTTCGTCTTCGGATTGCTGAAGCAGGTCCTCCCAAACCTCAGGCCGCAGCGTCTCTGAGAGTGTCTCTCTGGTTGTGAAAGCGCTGAGGTCCTGCGTCTCTTCGGATGCCAGCAGCATGCGCTCACTTCCGCGCGCGCTGCGGGTGCTGGCAATCGCCTCCGCATCTTCTACCACCGTGATGATCGCAACCGGGTTCTTCTCGAACAGGATGCGTCGGCGTTCTGGGCTGACCCCGGGTTCGCCGAGCATGACAATGACCCGGCCAGTTACGTCCTCTTCCGCGACTT
This window encodes:
- the guaB gene encoding IMP dehydrogenase, giving the protein MDIPLGLTFDDVLLRPAESNVLPSMADTSTRLTRSIGLNIPILSAAMDTVTEADMAIVMAQMGGIGVLHRNLEVDEQCAAVRAVKRYESGMVVNPITIGPDAVLGDAEELMAQHKISGIPVTDEAGKLLGILTNRDVRFAENPAQPVRELMTTENLATVPLGTGQEEARRMLHQRRIEKLLVVDDDYKCIGLITVKDIEKAVTYPQATKDEAGRLRVAAATTVGDKGFARTEALVDAEVDVVIIDTAHGHNTDVARSVERAKKLSNSVQVIAGNVATAEATRALIDAGADAVKVGIGPGSICTTRVVAGVGVPQLTAVMESATEAAKSGVPVIADGGLRTSGDVAKALAAGASCVMVGSMLAGTAESPGEVFLYQGRSYKAYRGMGSVGAMARGSADRYFQQDVSAMKLVPEGIEGQVPFKGPASDVVHQLVGGVKAAMGYTGSPTIADLKERAQFVRITNAGLSESHVHDVAITREAPNYPTR
- a CDS encoding M20/M25/M40 family metallo-hydrolase, with protein sequence MTRLGAQTGLILAALLALAGCARAPLATIPAEERAVIEASLMRDIGVLASDEFGGRRPGTLGEERTLAFITEELRRAGFNSGTNDPGSAWRAPVQLIATQPASSRLAFRRGSNIVEIAEEFSVAYTSGRRALIEEAEMVFVGTLAEEVAEEDVTGRVIVMLGEPGVSPERRRILFEKNPVAIITVVEDAEAIASTRSARGSERMLLASEETQDLSAFTTRETLSETLRPEVWEDLLQQSEDEGFIPQPLDVTASIEATSIRREFTSYNVIGMLRGQVPQSGAVMLLAHWDHLGECGTEADPAAICNGAVDNASGVAVMLELARRLAASGPYDRDIYVLATSAEEAGLLGAKAFVAEPAIPLDSVVAAFNFDTVAVAPAGSAVGFVGEGRTPLDTIIREVISEGARELGDREFAESFVQRQDGWALLQEGVPSVMLSTAFSSEIVLGPYLSNDYHGPTDSIDKVELGGAIDDLLLHEELVRRVANTATYPATGG